One Lentibacillus cibarius DNA window includes the following coding sequences:
- the acpP gene encoding acyl carrier protein, protein MADVFDKVKDIIVDKLEVEESKVTMEASFKDDLEADSLDVVELVMELEDEFDMEIADEEAEKINTVGDAVNYINSNQS, encoded by the coding sequence ATGGCAGACGTATTTGACAAAGTAAAAGATATTATTGTTGATAAATTGGAAGTAGAAGAATCAAAAGTAACGATGGAGGCTTCTTTCAAGGACGATCTTGAAGCAGACTCACTTGATGTAGTTGAACTTGTTATGGAACTTGAGGATGAGTTTGACATGGAAATTGCCGATGAAGAGGCTGAAAAAATCAATACGGTTGGTGATGCTGTTAATTACATAAACAGCAACCAATCATAA
- a CDS encoding NCS2 family permease: protein MPGQDYSQMQRNTGKWHTEITAGLVGYLTTVYIVVVNGSILSEAGVSLETGMIATILASFAGTILMGLYAKLPLILIPGMGINALFAYSIIETTGLSFQEGLAVVLIASFLFLITAFTKLGAILKSAIPESLKHAITVGLGFFLILIGLEKSSLVVSGGETIISIGDFTSPVFIVSLLTLFIAIFLFMKNIPANFLITMIAGTVLAYLFGVLNSTQVSVHVNVNDMLMTPSFSAAGDLDFWLAVFPLTIILIFENMGLLHGQLHMLKKSHSYNKAYQITAFSALLSAFFGTSPTVSAAENAAVIASNGKTGRTAVTAGLLFLTTLFIIPWISMIPNTAISPILIIVGVLMAQNIRNVPLDDMSEALPAFLIVAMIPFTYSIADGMAFGFIAYPVVKTAMGRPKDLSGILLVISSLFLFHFVMKIIGI, encoded by the coding sequence ATGCCTGGACAAGATTACAGCCAGATGCAGAGAAACACTGGAAAATGGCATACAGAAATCACCGCTGGATTAGTAGGTTATCTGACAACCGTCTATATTGTTGTTGTCAACGGATCCATACTTAGTGAAGCCGGCGTTTCACTAGAGACTGGCATGATTGCAACCATTCTTGCTAGTTTTGCCGGAACCATCCTGATGGGATTATATGCAAAACTACCGCTGATTTTGATTCCTGGAATGGGTATTAATGCTCTGTTTGCCTATTCCATCATTGAAACGACCGGCCTGTCATTCCAGGAGGGACTGGCAGTTGTACTGATTGCTTCTTTTCTGTTTCTCATAACAGCATTTACAAAGCTTGGCGCCATTTTGAAATCAGCCATCCCGGAATCGCTCAAACACGCGATCACCGTTGGGCTTGGCTTCTTTCTAATCCTGATTGGTCTTGAAAAAAGCAGTCTTGTCGTCAGTGGAGGAGAAACCATCATTTCCATTGGTGACTTCACATCGCCAGTATTTATCGTTAGTTTACTCACGTTATTTATTGCGATATTTCTGTTTATGAAAAATATCCCGGCAAACTTTCTAATCACGATGATCGCCGGAACCGTTCTTGCTTATTTATTCGGGGTGCTGAATTCAACACAAGTTTCGGTGCACGTGAATGTTAACGACATGCTGATGACCCCCTCATTTAGCGCGGCAGGTGACTTGGACTTTTGGCTGGCTGTTTTCCCACTGACCATCATTCTTATTTTTGAAAACATGGGGCTTTTGCACGGGCAGCTACACATGCTAAAAAAGTCACACAGTTACAATAAAGCTTATCAGATTACCGCTTTTTCAGCATTACTGAGCGCTTTTTTCGGAACGTCACCAACTGTTTCCGCAGCCGAGAACGCAGCAGTCATTGCCTCCAACGGCAAAACCGGAAGAACCGCTGTAACGGCGGGCCTATTGTTCTTGACAACGCTATTCATTATCCCGTGGATTTCCATGATACCTAATACGGCAATCAGTCCGATACTGATTATTGTTGGTGTATTGATGGCACAAAATATCCGAAATGTTCCGTTGGATGATATGTCAGAAGCATTGCCGGCGTTTCTCATTGTTGCCATGATCCCATTTACGTATAGCATTGCAGATGGCATGGCATTCGGATTTATCGCGTATCCGGTTGTTAAAACAGCAATGGGTAGACCAAAAGATCTATCAGGAATACTGTTAGTCATTTCTTCCTTGTTCCTGTTTCATTTTGTGATGAAAATAATCGGGATTTAA
- a CDS encoding ISL3 family transposase codes for MLIEIKDLENVFHIPEPWYIDNCIFDENKEQLDVYVKVNKSAPMICSNCDAERQRFFDIADYDQRWRHLNFLEYPCYIHAEHPRTDCKKCGKKHRVDIPWAIKTRAGFTKLFDAWIMMLVKDMPMSAVSRLVKEHDTRLWRILHHYVDNALATQDLSHVTKINTDETSSKRGHNYITIFVDSEKRNVIHVTKGKDASTWEKCKERLEAQGGNPDNVTEVCMDMSPAFIKGASEYFPDAAITFDKFHVIQEANKAVDAVRRTERKTCAELKNTRYVWLKNEKNLTKKQKGMLDKLKDSELDTAKAYRMRLVLQEIYQYPAQIAPMVLEDWIQWGLRCRLEPMVELAKTLRRHYDGVVQWFQSQLNNGIMEGINSLFQAAKRKARGYRSDKNIVAIVYLLAGKLDFTPK; via the coding sequence ATGCTGATAGAAATTAAAGACTTAGAAAACGTGTTCCATATACCTGAGCCATGGTACATTGACAACTGTATATTTGATGAAAACAAGGAACAATTGGATGTTTATGTAAAAGTAAATAAAAGTGCTCCAATGATTTGTTCCAACTGTGATGCCGAACGTCAACGATTCTTTGATATCGCTGATTATGATCAACGGTGGAGGCATTTAAATTTTTTGGAATATCCTTGTTACATTCATGCCGAGCATCCCCGGACAGATTGTAAGAAGTGTGGAAAAAAGCACCGTGTTGATATTCCATGGGCTATTAAAACACGCGCTGGCTTTACCAAGTTGTTCGATGCATGGATCATGATGCTGGTCAAGGACATGCCTATGAGTGCTGTCAGCCGTTTAGTAAAGGAACATGATACGCGACTTTGGCGGATACTCCATCACTATGTCGATAACGCACTGGCTACTCAGGATTTATCACATGTTACCAAGATTAATACAGACGAAACTTCCTCAAAACGTGGTCATAATTATATCACCATTTTTGTGGACTCAGAAAAACGAAACGTCATCCATGTAACGAAAGGAAAGGATGCCAGTACATGGGAAAAATGCAAAGAACGTTTAGAAGCTCAAGGCGGTAACCCAGATAACGTAACAGAAGTCTGTATGGACATGTCTCCCGCCTTTATTAAAGGGGCTTCTGAGTACTTTCCGGATGCTGCCATTACGTTTGATAAATTCCATGTGATTCAAGAAGCCAACAAAGCTGTAGATGCCGTACGTCGCACGGAACGCAAGACGTGTGCGGAACTCAAAAACACCCGCTATGTCTGGCTCAAGAATGAAAAGAACCTGACAAAGAAACAAAAGGGCATGCTCGACAAATTGAAAGACAGTGAACTGGACACCGCCAAAGCGTACCGAATGCGCCTTGTTCTGCAAGAGATCTACCAATACCCTGCTCAGATCGCTCCTATGGTACTTGAGGACTGGATTCAGTGGGGGTTACGTTGTCGCCTGGAACCAATGGTAGAACTGGCCAAAACATTGCGCAGACATTACGACGGTGTTGTGCAGTGGTTCCAATCCCAGCTGAATAATGGCATTATGGAGGGTATTAACAGCTTATTCCAAGCAGCCAAACGGAAAGCCAGAGGGTATCGCTCGGATAAAAATATCGTTGCCATAGTTTACCTGCTTGCTGGTAAACTGGACTTCACACCTAAATAA
- the recG gene encoding ATP-dependent DNA helicase RecG, giving the protein MNVLNKPITQIKGVGEKFAADLAEMGIHTVEDALFYFPYRYDLFEIKPLGELIHEDKVTIEGRVIHEPSLTFYGKKRSRLAFSVEVEGVAVKAVMFNRAFAKKQLNIDDTVTLTGKWDAHRLQITVANFKKGPANEQASIQPIYSVKGDVTSYKIKKVIQNALQTYRRDVHEILPERYLTSYKLPNRSAAVASMHFPKSRIDLKHARRRFTYEELLLFQLKMQLLRKLNREATTGNAQHYDSASVNDFIECFPFSLTNAQQKALRQILADMQSPYRMSRLLQGDVGSGKTAVAEVCLYASITAGKQGALMVPTEILAEQHFQSLQETFGDKASIVLLTGSIKGKKRRELLASVEKHDVDIVVGTHALIQDDVFFADLGFVIVDEQHRFGVEQRRVLREKGLNPDVLFMTATPIPRTLAITAFGDMDVSVIDEMPSGRKEIETYWARENTFERILQFIGKRVARGEQAYVVCPLIEESDKLDIQNAVDLYHQLEEFYQGSIQVGLMHGRLTTDEKDSVMKQFADGDVHVLVSTTVVEVGVNVPNATIMVIYDAERFGLSQLHQLRGRVGRGERQSYCILIADPKGETGKERMRIMTETNNGFELSEQDLKLRGPGDFFGKKQSGLPEFKVADMIHDYRALETARKDAEEIIENGLLESDPAFHQLHRYLENHAIFQEKLD; this is encoded by the coding sequence TTGAACGTGTTGAATAAACCTATAACACAAATTAAAGGCGTAGGGGAAAAATTTGCAGCAGATTTAGCGGAGATGGGTATTCACACGGTGGAAGATGCGCTGTTTTATTTTCCCTACCGGTATGATCTATTTGAGATAAAACCACTGGGTGAACTCATTCATGAAGATAAAGTAACGATAGAGGGAAGGGTGATCCACGAACCTTCCCTTACTTTTTACGGAAAGAAACGGTCCCGGCTCGCGTTTAGTGTTGAAGTGGAAGGCGTTGCGGTTAAAGCAGTGATGTTCAATCGGGCATTCGCTAAAAAGCAGTTGAATATTGATGATACAGTGACCTTGACAGGGAAATGGGATGCACACCGACTGCAAATCACAGTTGCGAATTTTAAGAAAGGCCCTGCCAATGAACAGGCATCGATCCAACCGATATATTCGGTGAAAGGTGATGTGACAAGCTACAAAATAAAAAAAGTAATTCAAAATGCGTTGCAAACTTATAGACGTGATGTTCATGAAATTTTGCCGGAACGCTATCTTACATCCTATAAACTGCCGAATCGCTCGGCTGCGGTAGCTTCCATGCATTTTCCGAAAAGCAGAATCGACTTAAAACATGCCAGAAGACGCTTTACATATGAAGAATTGTTATTATTTCAACTTAAAATGCAGCTGCTGCGTAAACTGAATCGGGAAGCAACGACCGGAAATGCGCAACATTACGACTCGGCCAGCGTGAATGACTTTATCGAGTGCTTTCCGTTTTCACTGACAAACGCACAGCAGAAAGCATTGAGGCAGATTCTTGCCGACATGCAGTCTCCTTATAGAATGAGCCGGCTGTTGCAGGGGGATGTCGGTTCCGGGAAAACGGCCGTTGCTGAAGTGTGTCTTTATGCCTCGATTACAGCGGGAAAACAAGGCGCATTGATGGTACCCACAGAAATCTTGGCTGAACAGCATTTTCAGTCACTGCAGGAAACATTTGGTGATAAGGCGTCTATTGTGTTACTAACCGGATCAATCAAAGGAAAAAAACGTAGAGAACTGCTTGCATCTGTTGAAAAACATGATGTGGATATAGTTGTCGGTACCCATGCCCTTATTCAGGATGATGTATTTTTTGCAGATTTGGGGTTTGTGATTGTGGACGAGCAGCACCGGTTCGGGGTTGAACAGCGCCGCGTCTTACGGGAAAAAGGATTGAATCCGGATGTGTTGTTTATGACTGCAACACCAATTCCAAGAACATTAGCAATCACTGCATTTGGAGATATGGATGTTTCGGTAATTGACGAAATGCCATCAGGAAGGAAAGAGATTGAAACTTATTGGGCGAGGGAAAACACATTCGAACGTATCCTTCAATTTATCGGCAAACGTGTAGCCCGAGGCGAGCAGGCGTATGTTGTCTGTCCGCTCATTGAGGAATCAGATAAACTGGATATCCAGAATGCTGTCGATTTGTATCATCAACTGGAGGAATTTTATCAAGGGTCTATCCAAGTGGGTCTCATGCACGGACGGCTGACTACAGACGAAAAAGACAGCGTAATGAAACAATTTGCCGATGGGGATGTCCACGTTCTTGTTTCAACGACGGTCGTGGAAGTCGGTGTAAATGTCCCCAATGCAACAATTATGGTTATTTATGATGCGGAACGTTTCGGCTTGTCTCAGCTGCATCAGCTTAGGGGAAGAGTCGGTCGAGGAGAACGGCAAAGTTACTGCATTCTGATTGCCGATCCAAAAGGAGAAACCGGTAAGGAACGTATGCGTATCATGACCGAAACGAATAATGGGTTCGAGCTATCTGAGCAAGACCTGAAGCTTCGTGGTCCGGGAGACTTTTTTGGAAAGAAACAGAGTGGCTTACCGGAATTTAAAGTGGCGGATATGATTCATGATTACCGCGCACTGGAGACAGCAAGGAAAGATGCTGAAGAAATCATAGAAAACGGATTGCTCGAAAGCGACCCTGCATTTCATCAATTGCATAGGTATTTAGAAAATCATGCGATATTTCAAGAAAAATTAGATTAA
- the plsX gene encoding phosphate acyltransferase PlsX — MKIAIDAMGGDHAPEAIVKGAVNAVSQMNHLNITLIGDEQKIKPYLTNSNNIDIIHTDEVITANDEPVRAVRRKKKSSLVLMAKEVKDNRADACISAGNTGALMSAGLFVVGRISGIDRPALSPTLPTNDGKGFLLLDVGANVDAKAHNLVQYAIMGSIYTEKVRGIANPTVGLLNIGTEEGKGNDLTKKAFVQLKEAPVNFVGNVEARDILSGSADVVVTDGFSGNIALKTIEGTAMTMFSMLKETFMSSLKTKIAAGMVKGDLKGLQGKLDYSEYGGAGLFGLSSPVIKAHGSSNSRAVFNAIQQAVHMVELDVTGTIKTTVQSIDWDKGENV; from the coding sequence ATGAAAATAGCAATTGATGCGATGGGCGGTGACCACGCACCTGAAGCAATTGTCAAAGGTGCTGTAAACGCGGTATCGCAAATGAATCATTTGAACATAACGCTCATTGGTGATGAGCAGAAAATAAAACCGTATCTAACTAATTCAAATAACATTGATATCATTCATACAGATGAAGTCATTACTGCCAATGATGAGCCGGTCCGGGCAGTCCGACGGAAAAAGAAGTCATCACTTGTTCTCATGGCGAAAGAAGTAAAAGACAACCGTGCTGATGCATGCATTTCAGCAGGAAATACCGGTGCCCTCATGAGTGCAGGATTGTTCGTTGTCGGAAGAATTTCCGGGATTGACCGGCCGGCATTAAGCCCTACACTGCCAACAAACGACGGCAAAGGTTTTTTGCTCCTTGATGTCGGTGCTAATGTTGATGCCAAGGCGCATAACCTTGTTCAGTATGCGATCATGGGATCGATTTATACCGAAAAGGTTAGGGGCATCGCCAATCCGACAGTCGGCTTATTGAATATCGGAACAGAGGAAGGTAAGGGTAATGACCTGACGAAAAAGGCGTTTGTCCAGTTAAAAGAGGCACCAGTGAATTTCGTTGGCAACGTGGAAGCCAGGGATATTCTTTCCGGTTCGGCTGATGTTGTCGTGACCGATGGGTTTAGTGGTAATATTGCCTTGAAAACAATCGAGGGGACGGCAATGACCATGTTCTCCATGCTGAAAGAAACATTTATGTCATCGTTGAAAACCAAAATTGCTGCCGGTATGGTCAAAGGCGATTTAAAAGGGCTTCAGGGTAAACTGGATTATTCCGAATATGGCGGAGCGGGTCTTTTCGGTTTATCTTCACCGGTCATTAAAGCACACGGCTCATCGAATAGCCGGGCAGTCTTCAATGCTATCCAGCAGGCTGTACATATGGTTGAACTTGATGTGACCGGTACGATTAAAACGACGGTGCAATCGATTGATTGGGATAAGGGGGAAAATGTATGA
- the fabG gene encoding 3-oxoacyl-[acyl-carrier-protein] reductase has protein sequence MLAGKNALVTGASRGIGRAIALELARQGANVAVNYAGSEDKAHAVVEEVKQFGVQSIKVQANVADEKETKAMVKEVVNQFGGLDILVNNAGINRDNLLMRMKEDEFDQVIETNLKGVFQCTKAVSRQMMKQKGGRIINVSSVVGVSGNAGQANYTAAKAGVIGLTKSTAKEFASRNILVNAVAPGFISTDMTDALTDEQKEGMLSLIPLEKLGEPEDVARVVRFLASEDANYITGQTIHIDGGMVM, from the coding sequence ATGCTTGCAGGAAAAAACGCTTTAGTAACCGGTGCCTCACGGGGAATCGGCCGTGCCATTGCCCTGGAACTAGCCAGACAAGGAGCTAATGTTGCCGTAAATTATGCCGGAAGTGAGGATAAAGCACACGCCGTTGTTGAAGAAGTAAAGCAATTTGGTGTACAATCAATAAAGGTTCAGGCAAATGTTGCTGATGAGAAAGAAACAAAAGCAATGGTAAAAGAAGTTGTTAATCAATTTGGCGGCTTGGACATACTCGTGAATAATGCAGGTATTAACAGGGACAATTTATTAATGCGGATGAAAGAAGATGAATTCGATCAGGTCATTGAGACGAACTTAAAAGGCGTTTTTCAATGCACTAAAGCTGTTTCCAGACAGATGATGAAACAAAAAGGCGGCAGAATTATCAATGTCTCCTCGGTTGTTGGTGTCAGCGGCAATGCCGGTCAAGCGAATTACACGGCTGCTAAAGCAGGTGTTATTGGCCTGACGAAATCAACTGCGAAAGAATTTGCTTCCCGCAATATTCTTGTTAATGCAGTTGCGCCTGGATTCATTTCGACTGATATGACCGATGCCCTGACTGATGAGCAGAAAGAAGGTATGCTGTCCTTGATACCACTGGAAAAACTCGGTGAACCGGAAGATGTTGCCCGTGTTGTCCGCTTTTTAGCCTCCGAGGATGCAAACTATATCACCGGTCAGACGATTCATATCGATGGCGGCATGGTGATGTAA
- the sdaAA gene encoding L-serine ammonia-lyase, iron-sulfur-dependent, subunit alpha, whose product MFRTVSELVEIAEQENIIISEVMIRQEMEAKEKTREQVFAEMENNLDVMEKAVEDSLQGVKSVTGLTGGDAVKVQEYMKEKTPLSGNIVMDAVSKAMGTNEVNAAMGTICATPTAGSAGCVPGTLFAVKNQLNPTHEQMVRYLFTSGAFGFVVANNSFISGAAGGCQAEVGSAGAMASAAIVEMAGGTPQQSAEAFAMTLKNMLGLVCDPVAGLVEVPCVKRNAGGSTLAIVSADMALAGVTSTIPCDEVIGAMYRIGKQMPSSLRETGEGGLANTATGRELKDKIFGTSV is encoded by the coding sequence ATGTTTCGTACGGTTAGTGAACTTGTTGAAATAGCAGAACAAGAAAATATAATAATTTCAGAAGTAATGATTCGTCAGGAGATGGAAGCGAAAGAAAAAACACGGGAACAAGTTTTTGCTGAAATGGAAAATAATCTTGACGTGATGGAGAAGGCTGTTGAAGACAGTTTGCAAGGTGTAAAATCTGTTACCGGTCTTACTGGCGGTGACGCGGTCAAAGTTCAGGAATACATGAAGGAAAAAACTCCTTTATCCGGCAATATCGTCATGGACGCTGTCAGCAAGGCAATGGGGACGAATGAAGTAAATGCAGCCATGGGGACTATTTGTGCGACACCGACAGCAGGCAGTGCAGGCTGTGTCCCGGGAACATTATTTGCGGTTAAAAATCAGCTAAATCCAACCCATGAACAGATGGTGCGTTATTTGTTCACATCCGGGGCATTTGGATTTGTTGTTGCCAATAATTCCTTCATTTCAGGTGCTGCCGGTGGATGTCAGGCGGAGGTCGGCTCAGCTGGAGCTATGGCATCAGCGGCGATAGTCGAAATGGCAGGGGGAACGCCCCAGCAGTCAGCCGAAGCATTTGCAATGACACTGAAAAATATGCTCGGACTTGTTTGTGACCCTGTTGCCGGTCTTGTGGAGGTTCCCTGTGTCAAACGAAACGCTGGAGGATCAACGCTTGCCATTGTGTCGGCGGATATGGCGCTTGCCGGTGTTACAAGCACGATTCCTTGTGATGAAGTGATCGGCGCTATGTACCGAATTGGGAAACAGATGCCTTCCAGCCTTCGTGAAACAGGTGAGGGCGGACTTGCAAATACCGCAACAGGTCGGGAGTTAAAAGATAAAATATTTGGAACGTCGGTTTAG
- the fabD gene encoding ACP S-malonyltransferase, with the protein MKRIALLFPGQGSQAVGMGKALYDEYPEVRKLFDKADELLGNELTTLMFEGPKEKLTETENTQPALLLTGVAVHQLLINENIQPVMAAGHSLGEYSALVASGAMSFEEALPLVATRGRLMEEAFPKGKGSMAAVLGMSREAIEQAIEQLDEDEVVDIANLNCPGQIVISGSKEGIDAAAELLKENGAKRVMPLNVSGPFHSRLMKPANEQFAKELDQTTFRNADIPVYANVTAEPVTDKNMVKDLLIRQLYSPVRFEESVRHMINEGVDAFVELGTGKVLSGLVRKIDRKTKTFAIQDPDSLNDFLTWYKEES; encoded by the coding sequence ATGAAACGAATAGCACTTCTATTTCCTGGACAGGGATCCCAGGCAGTTGGTATGGGTAAAGCCTTGTACGATGAATACCCAGAGGTAAGGAAACTGTTCGATAAGGCTGATGAGCTTCTGGGCAATGAGCTGACAACATTAATGTTTGAAGGCCCGAAAGAAAAACTGACTGAAACAGAGAACACACAGCCAGCACTATTGTTAACAGGTGTCGCTGTACACCAGCTGCTTATCAACGAAAACATTCAGCCGGTGATGGCGGCCGGCCACAGTCTTGGCGAATACAGTGCACTTGTTGCTTCCGGTGCGATGTCATTTGAAGAGGCATTGCCGCTTGTTGCAACGAGGGGACGCCTGATGGAAGAAGCATTTCCAAAAGGCAAAGGATCGATGGCGGCAGTACTGGGTATGTCTCGGGAAGCTATCGAACAGGCAATTGAACAATTGGATGAAGATGAAGTGGTTGATATTGCAAATTTGAACTGTCCGGGCCAGATTGTCATTTCCGGATCGAAAGAAGGTATCGATGCAGCAGCAGAACTTTTAAAAGAAAACGGGGCAAAACGCGTGATGCCATTAAATGTCAGCGGACCCTTCCATTCTCGGCTGATGAAACCGGCCAATGAACAATTTGCCAAGGAATTAGATCAAACGACATTCCGCAATGCTGATATCCCAGTTTACGCTAATGTGACTGCTGAGCCGGTAACAGATAAGAATATGGTAAAAGATTTGCTAATTAGACAGCTATATTCACCAGTACGGTTTGAAGAATCCGTCCGCCATATGATCAATGAAGGTGTTGATGCCTTTGTTGAGCTCGGAACCGGGAAAGTATTGAGTGGACTTGTACGGAAAATTGACCGGAAAACGAAAACATTTGCGATCCAAGACCCGGATTCATTGAATGACTTTTTAACGTGGTATAAGGAGGAATCCTAA
- the rnc gene encoding ribonuclease III — protein MNISQLENQLGITFNDHALLRQAFTHSSYVNEHRNESFSDNERLEFLGDAVLELGVSQYLYRQKERLAEGDLTKLRASIVCESALEEFARELNFGEYLLLGRGEEQTGGRERPALLADVFEAFLGALYLDQGYDVVIQFLKKYVYPKITTGAFSHAMDYKSKLQEYVQKNRDHSIDYVIADEKGPSHDKEFVAQVVINGKVSGKGIGHTKKEAEQRAAKYALDTLED, from the coding sequence ATGAATATTTCCCAATTGGAAAATCAGCTAGGTATAACATTTAACGACCATGCGTTGCTGAGACAGGCTTTTACACATTCATCTTATGTGAATGAGCATCGGAACGAGTCATTTTCGGATAATGAACGATTGGAATTTTTAGGTGATGCGGTTCTCGAACTGGGCGTATCCCAATATTTGTATCGTCAGAAAGAACGGCTGGCTGAAGGAGATTTAACCAAATTACGGGCTTCCATTGTTTGTGAGTCAGCTTTGGAAGAGTTTGCCCGGGAATTGAATTTCGGTGAATATCTTCTGTTAGGCAGAGGTGAGGAGCAAACGGGCGGCCGTGAACGCCCAGCACTGCTTGCAGATGTGTTTGAAGCGTTCCTGGGAGCGCTGTATCTTGATCAAGGATATGACGTTGTTATTCAATTCCTGAAGAAATATGTTTATCCGAAAATAACGACTGGTGCTTTTTCGCATGCGATGGATTATAAAAGCAAACTACAGGAATATGTTCAAAAAAACCGTGATCACAGTATTGATTATGTGATTGCAGATGAAAAAGGTCCATCCCATGACAAAGAGTTTGTCGCGCAGGTCGTGATAAATGGCAAAGTTTCAGGTAAGGGGATAGGACATACGAAAAAAGAAGCCGAACAGCGCGCAGCCAAGTATGCGCTTGATACGCTGGAGGATTGA
- the fapR gene encoding transcription factor FapR, with the protein MKINKAERQRLLKETIEVTPFITDEKLAGKFGVSIQTIRLDRMELAIPELRERIKSVASDQWNETVKALPLEEVIGEVVDLELDYRAISILEIKQDHVFSRNKIARGHHLFAQANSLAVAVINDELALTAKSDIKFTRQVRMGERVVAKAFVEDVDDKGMTVVHVNSFVDNEKVFTGIFHMYRSNEPKGDIGNENSN; encoded by the coding sequence ATGAAAATCAATAAAGCAGAACGACAGCGGTTATTGAAGGAAACAATCGAGGTGACACCTTTCATTACCGATGAAAAATTAGCCGGAAAATTCGGCGTCAGTATACAAACGATTAGACTCGACCGAATGGAACTCGCCATACCGGAACTCCGTGAGCGAATTAAATCAGTTGCATCCGATCAGTGGAATGAGACGGTTAAAGCACTTCCACTTGAAGAGGTGATTGGGGAGGTAGTTGATCTTGAGCTTGATTATCGTGCCATTTCAATTTTGGAAATAAAACAGGATCACGTATTCTCCCGTAATAAAATAGCCCGTGGACACCATTTATTTGCACAAGCAAACTCACTGGCAGTAGCGGTTATTAATGATGAGCTCGCACTGACAGCTAAATCGGACATCAAATTTACAAGGCAGGTAAGAATGGGAGAGCGGGTTGTTGCCAAAGCTTTTGTGGAAGATGTTGACGATAAAGGTATGACGGTGGTTCATGTGAACAGTTTTGTCGACAATGAAAAAGTATTTACTGGCATTTTTCATATGTATCGTTCAAACGAACCAAAAGGGGACATCGGAAATGAAAATAGCAATTGA
- the sdaAB gene encoding L-serine ammonia-lyase, iron-sulfur-dependent subunit beta, with amino-acid sequence MKYSSVFDIIGPVMIGPSSSHTAGAARIGKAARNLFGKEPKWARIHLYESFAKTYRGHGTDFALAGGLLGFETDDPRMNKALEIAEERNLAIEFIEDSAGVSHPNTARLIIGDDKDRMELVGISIGGGKIEITELNGFELRLSGNHPAILIMHNDRFGAIASVTKILAKYEINIGHMEVNRKDVGKEALMVIEVDQNVDDSVLKELEGADHIEQIAKIVS; translated from the coding sequence GTGAAGTATAGTTCAGTATTTGATATTATCGGTCCGGTCATGATAGGTCCGTCAAGTTCACATACAGCAGGAGCAGCAAGAATCGGTAAAGCAGCACGAAATTTATTTGGAAAAGAACCGAAATGGGCGCGCATTCATTTGTATGAATCATTTGCCAAAACATATCGGGGGCACGGCACGGATTTTGCTCTGGCGGGTGGTTTGCTTGGATTTGAAACCGATGACCCGCGAATGAATAAGGCGCTCGAAATTGCTGAAGAACGGAATCTTGCTATTGAATTCATTGAGGATAGTGCCGGTGTCAGTCATCCGAACACAGCAAGGCTTATTATTGGTGATGACAAGGACAGAATGGAACTGGTTGGCATTTCTATTGGTGGCGGGAAAATTGAAATAACCGAGCTTAATGGGTTTGAATTGCGTCTCTCCGGGAACCATCCGGCCATTCTAATCATGCATAATGATCGTTTTGGTGCAATTGCCTCAGTTACGAAGATTTTGGCTAAATACGAAATTAATATCGGCCATATGGAAGTGAACCGCAAAGACGTCGGTAAGGAGGCGCTAATGGTCATAGAAGTTGATCAGAACGTGGATGACAGTGTGCTGAAAGAGCTGGAAGGCGCTGACCACATAGAACAAATAGCTAAAATTGTCAGTTAA